A stretch of Actinomycetota bacterium DNA encodes these proteins:
- the cdhC gene encoding CO dehydrogenase/CO-methylating acetyl-CoA synthase complex subunit beta, whose protein sequence is MSRIIATAAIKGAHKEVAEAERMLAETKEAVGATAKVEFPNTGFYLPIIYALTGIAVQKLEDMDQVIELAKGLLPPVPRERHWVPYLGHTLDAGIATLFAGEIIEGCKYATNPPVDDLWLGAADDVIMRERGVEFVDGTAPGFCALVGKASNPEMADQIVVELLQKNLYVWISGHVDGVSIAEQLQQVDRQLGWDTRIVPYGKEMSSAVYSLGFAARAAMSFGGAQPGDFSKILRYNKNRIFAFVLALDYVDEQKYAYAAGAINYGFPTIANTRIPDILPTGVCTYEHVVGSVPEEEIVQKCVEVRGLKIQIAEIPIPMAYGPAFEGEVIRKDDMYVQFGGNITPAFEYVTMREMDEVTDGKIEVVGPEIDDVEEGGALPLGIVVEVAGRKMQEDFESILERQIHHLINGAEGIWHMGQRDIVWTRISKKAQAKGFKIRHYGEIIHAKLINDFPSIVDKVQVTIYTNPEDVEKWLATARAAYRYRDEKTAGMTDESVDTFYSCTLCQSFAPTHVCIISPQRLGLCGAYNWLDGKAAYEIDPTGPNQPVKKGDCTDPVKGEWPAISEFVKEKSGGNVENVKMYTMMEDPMTSCGCFECIVAFLPMCNGVMIVNREYSGMTPSGMPFSTLANSVGGGNVTPGFIGIGKVYITSKKFISADGGFKRIVWMPKELKETLREQLEKRCQDEDVNDPDFINKIADEDVGTSEEEILPWLEEKGHPALTMDPMLM, encoded by the coding sequence ATGAGCAGGATAATAGCAACCGCAGCCATCAAGGGAGCCCACAAGGAGGTGGCCGAGGCCGAGCGTATGCTCGCCGAGACCAAGGAGGCCGTCGGCGCCACCGCGAAGGTGGAGTTTCCCAACACAGGGTTCTATTTGCCCATCATCTATGCCCTGACGGGCATAGCTGTGCAGAAGCTCGAGGATATGGATCAGGTGATCGAGCTGGCCAAGGGCCTGCTGCCGCCGGTGCCCAGGGAGCGCCACTGGGTTCCCTACCTGGGGCATACCCTGGACGCGGGCATCGCCACCCTCTTCGCGGGGGAGATCATCGAGGGATGCAAGTACGCCACCAACCCGCCGGTGGACGACCTCTGGCTGGGGGCGGCGGACGACGTGATCATGCGTGAGCGCGGGGTGGAGTTCGTGGACGGCACCGCCCCCGGGTTCTGCGCCCTGGTGGGGAAGGCCTCCAACCCGGAGATGGCCGACCAGATCGTGGTGGAACTCCTGCAGAAGAACCTCTACGTGTGGATCTCCGGCCACGTTGACGGGGTGAGCATCGCCGAGCAGCTCCAGCAGGTGGACCGCCAGCTGGGATGGGACACCCGCATCGTCCCCTACGGCAAGGAGATGTCCTCGGCGGTGTACTCCCTGGGGTTCGCGGCCCGCGCCGCCATGTCCTTCGGGGGCGCCCAGCCGGGAGACTTCTCCAAGATCCTGCGCTACAACAAGAACCGCATCTTCGCCTTCGTGCTGGCGCTGGACTACGTGGACGAGCAGAAATACGCCTACGCGGCGGGGGCCATCAACTACGGCTTCCCCACCATCGCCAACACCAGGATCCCGGACATCCTGCCCACCGGAGTGTGCACCTACGAGCACGTGGTGGGAAGCGTGCCCGAGGAGGAGATCGTCCAGAAGTGCGTGGAGGTGCGGGGCCTCAAGATCCAGATCGCCGAGATCCCCATCCCCATGGCCTACGGCCCCGCCTTCGAGGGCGAGGTCATCCGCAAGGACGATATGTACGTGCAGTTCGGCGGGAACATCACCCCCGCCTTCGAGTACGTGACCATGCGGGAGATGGACGAGGTCACCGACGGCAAGATCGAGGTGGTGGGTCCGGAGATCGACGACGTCGAGGAGGGCGGCGCCCTTCCTCTGGGCATCGTGGTGGAGGTGGCGGGGCGCAAGATGCAGGAGGACTTCGAGTCCATCCTCGAGCGCCAGATACACCACCTCATCAACGGCGCCGAGGGCATCTGGCACATGGGCCAGCGCGACATCGTGTGGACGCGCATCTCCAAGAAGGCACAGGCCAAGGGGTTCAAGATCCGCCACTACGGCGAGATCATCCACGCCAAGCTCATCAACGACTTCCCCTCCATCGTGGACAAGGTGCAGGTGACCATCTACACCAATCCCGAGGACGTGGAGAAGTGGCTGGCCACGGCGCGCGCCGCCTACCGCTACCGCGACGAGAAGACGGCGGGGATGACCGACGAGTCGGTGGACACCTTCTACTCCTGCACCCTTTGCCAGTCCTTCGCCCCCACCCACGTGTGCATCATCTCCCCCCAGCGGCTGGGGCTGTGCGGCGCCTACAACTGGCTGGACGGCAAGGCCGCCTACGAGATCGACCCCACCGGCCCCAACCAGCCGGTGAAGAAAGGGGACTGCACCGACCCCGTGAAGGGCGAGTGGCCGGCCATCAGCGAGTTCGTGAAGGAGAAGTCCGGCGGCAACGTGGAGAACGTCAAGATGTACACCATGATGGAGGACCCCATGACCTCCTGCGGGTGTTTCGAGTGCATCGTGGCCTTCCTGCCCATGTGCAACGGGGTGATGATCGTCAACCGCGAGTACTCGGGGATGACCCCCAGCGGCATGCCCTTCTCCACCCTGGCCAACTCGGTGGGCGGCGGCAACGTCACCCCCGGGTTCATCGGCATCGGCAAGGTGTACATCACCTCCAAGAAGTTCATCTCCGCCGACGGGGGCTTCAAGCGCATCGTGTGGATGCCCAAGGAGCTCAAGGAGACCCTTCGGGAGCAGCTGGAGAAGCGCTGCCAGGACGAGGACGTCAACGACCCGGACTTCATCAACAAGATCGCCGACGAGGATGTGGGGACCAGCGAGGAGGAGATCCTTCCCTGGCTGGAGGAGAAGGGCCATCCCGCCCTCACCATGGACCCCATGCTCATGTAG
- a CDS encoding methylenetetrahydrofolate reductase C-terminal domain-containing protein translates to MIITTSKPFEEVLKELEGQDKVFIVGCGSCATTCETGGEKEVAEMKARLEAEGKTVTGTVVYEEVCHELNTKRKFRENKEAVEAAEGFLVMCCGAGTQSVREATDKDVHPACNTVFLGNILRQGQFVEKCSLCGDCVLEDFGAICPVTRCHKGILNGPCGGTDEGKCETDKEKDCGWTLIFNQLEKLGKLDRFKRIYGLKNWQASMKPGRVIFEKKGEGGE, encoded by the coding sequence ATGATCATCACCACATCGAAGCCCTTCGAGGAGGTGCTCAAGGAGCTCGAGGGGCAGGACAAGGTGTTCATCGTCGGCTGCGGCTCCTGCGCCACCACCTGCGAGACGGGGGGCGAAAAGGAAGTGGCCGAGATGAAGGCCAGGCTCGAGGCGGAGGGCAAGACGGTCACCGGGACGGTGGTCTACGAGGAGGTCTGCCACGAGCTCAACACCAAGCGCAAGTTCCGCGAGAACAAGGAGGCGGTGGAGGCGGCCGAGGGCTTCCTGGTCATGTGCTGCGGCGCCGGCACCCAGTCGGTGCGCGAGGCCACCGACAAGGACGTTCACCCCGCCTGCAACACGGTTTTCCTGGGCAACATCCTGCGCCAAGGCCAGTTCGTGGAGAAGTGCTCCCTGTGCGGCGACTGCGTGCTGGAGGACTTCGGGGCCATCTGCCCCGTCACCCGCTGCCACAAGGGCATCCTCAACGGCCCCTGCGGCGGCACCGACGAGGGCAAGTGCGAGACGGACAAGGAGAAGGACTGCGGCTGGACCCTCATCTTCAACCAGCTGGAGAAGCTGGGCAAGCTCGACCGCTTCAAGCGCATCTACGGCCTCAAGAACTGGCAGGCCAGCATGAAGCCCGGCCGGGTGATTTTCGAGAAGAAGGGCGAGGGGGGTGAATAG
- a CDS encoding cyclodeaminase/cyclohydrolase family protein produces MYVEKPMIVFLDKLASRSPEPGGGSVSALVGALGAALVSMVGNLTLGKEKYADVQDQVEELLKSSERARDRLQGLIQKDTEVYADVSAAFKMPRETEDQKAERAARIQEALKLATEVPFEIAEACLEVARLSETAAEIGNVGAVSDAGVAALLAEAAAQSAALNVKINVNSIEDTAFCESKWSRIQEILTETAELRDRVVRVTYEKLG; encoded by the coding sequence ATGTACGTAGAGAAGCCCATGATCGTGTTTCTGGACAAGCTCGCCTCCAGGTCGCCGGAGCCGGGTGGTGGTTCCGTATCCGCGCTGGTGGGCGCGCTGGGAGCCGCGCTGGTCTCCATGGTCGGGAACCTGACCCTGGGTAAGGAAAAGTACGCCGACGTCCAGGACCAGGTGGAAGAGCTGCTCAAATCATCCGAAAGGGCCCGCGACAGGCTCCAGGGCTTGATCCAGAAGGACACCGAGGTCTACGCGGACGTGTCCGCCGCCTTCAAGATGCCGCGGGAGACCGAGGACCAGAAGGCGGAGCGCGCGGCGCGCATCCAGGAGGCCCTCAAACTGGCCACGGAGGTGCCCTTCGAGATAGCGGAGGCGTGCCTGGAGGTGGCGCGCCTCTCCGAGACCGCCGCCGAGATAGGGAACGTGGGCGCGGTGAGCGACGCGGGGGTCGCGGCGCTGCTCGCGGAGGCCGCCGCCCAGAGCGCCGCCCTCAACGTGAAGATCAACGTCAACAGCATCGAGGACACCGCTTTCTGCGAGAGCAAGTGGTCGCGTATCCAGGAGATCCTCACGGAGACGGCGGAGCTGCGCGACCGCGTGGTCAGGGTCACCTACGAAAAGCTGGGGTGA
- a CDS encoding acetyl-CoA decarbonylase/synthase complex subunit gamma: MGLSGLDIFKKLPKTNCKECGFPTCLAFAMKLAAGQTALDECPYVTDEVRAELAEASAPPIRGVAVGVGDEAFKVGEELVLFRHEKTFFNPAVLGVLVSDDMDDAKVDELVKQANECEHERVGVILKVGAVAVKAASGDAGKFKALVEKVKGATAKPLILMAEDVEVMKAGVEAAGDSRPLLYAATEANADAMGALAKEKELPLAVKAADLDKLAELSEKLTGMGLKDLVLDPAPRKPGETFKDLVAIRRAALNQKFAAFGFPTITFPCEETDDELYETALAAMYICKYGGIVVLSHAEQWRMYPLLVLGLNIYTDPQRPMAVDSKFYEIGAPDENSPVLVTTNFSLTYFIVSGEIEGSKIPAWLGVVDVDGQSVLTAWAAGKFVPETIAKFINTSGIADKVKHRKLIIPGYVAQISGELEEELPDWEIVIGTREAADIPAFLRQFSTT, from the coding sequence ATGGGACTTTCGGGCTTGGATATCTTCAAGAAGCTACCCAAGACCAACTGCAAGGAATGCGGCTTCCCGACCTGCCTCGCCTTCGCCATGAAGCTGGCGGCGGGACAGACGGCCCTCGACGAGTGTCCCTACGTTACCGACGAGGTGCGGGCGGAGCTGGCCGAGGCCAGCGCGCCTCCCATCCGCGGGGTCGCCGTGGGGGTGGGTGACGAGGCCTTCAAGGTGGGCGAGGAGCTGGTGCTCTTCCGCCACGAGAAGACCTTCTTCAACCCCGCGGTCCTGGGGGTGCTGGTGAGCGACGACATGGACGACGCGAAGGTGGACGAGCTCGTCAAGCAGGCCAACGAGTGCGAGCACGAGCGCGTCGGCGTCATCCTCAAGGTGGGAGCCGTCGCGGTCAAGGCCGCTTCCGGCGACGCCGGCAAGTTCAAGGCCCTGGTGGAGAAGGTGAAGGGCGCCACCGCCAAGCCCCTCATCCTCATGGCCGAGGACGTGGAGGTCATGAAGGCGGGCGTGGAGGCGGCGGGAGATTCCCGGCCTCTGCTCTACGCCGCCACCGAGGCCAACGCCGACGCCATGGGCGCCCTGGCCAAAGAGAAGGAGCTGCCCCTGGCGGTGAAGGCCGCCGACCTGGACAAGCTGGCGGAGCTCTCGGAGAAGCTCACCGGCATGGGCCTCAAGGACCTGGTGCTCGACCCCGCGCCGCGCAAGCCGGGAGAGACCTTCAAGGACCTGGTGGCCATCCGCAGGGCGGCCCTGAACCAGAAGTTCGCCGCCTTCGGGTTCCCCACCATCACCTTCCCCTGTGAGGAGACCGACGACGAGCTCTACGAGACCGCCCTGGCGGCCATGTACATCTGCAAGTACGGCGGCATCGTAGTGCTCTCCCATGCCGAGCAGTGGAGGATGTACCCCCTCCTGGTCCTGGGCCTGAACATCTACACCGATCCCCAGCGCCCCATGGCCGTGGACTCCAAGTTCTACGAGATCGGCGCCCCGGACGAGAACAGCCCGGTGCTGGTGACCACCAACTTCTCCCTCACCTACTTCATCGTCTCCGGCGAGATCGAGGGGAGCAAGATCCCGGCCTGGCTGGGCGTGGTGGACGTGGACGGGCAGTCGGTGCTCACCGCCTGGGCGGCGGGCAAGTTCGTGCCCGAGACCATCGCCAAGTTCATCAACACCTCCGGCATCGCGGACAAGGTCAAGCACCGCAAGCTGATCATCCCCGGCTACGTGGCCCAGATCTCGGGCGAGCTGGAGGAGGAGCTGCCGGATTGGGAGATCGTCATCGGCACCCGGGAAGCGGCGGATATCCCGGCCTTCCTGCGCCAGTTCTCCACCACCTGA
- a CDS encoding acetyl-CoA decarbonylase/synthase complex subunit delta, translating into MAFNLPTETAKGKVREVELGAGEKAKKVGGENVLPFHLWEGEMPNKPLVAAEVSDEVGELVPALEKALGEVKNDPVAWARKAVEEWGADAIFLLLASTDPKATDAPAEQAAETVLKVEEAVNVPVIVYGTEDLDKDAEIARVVATKAEGKNLLIGPAKEENFKKVGAPAIGYKQTVAGMTPIDVNLAKQLNILLTNLGMEAEKLVIDPTTGALGYGLEYTYSVMERLKIAALMQDDSMTQMPMLANIGTQAWKTKEAKSSQEEYPEWGDPEKRGIMWETVTAVALLLAGADILVLRHPESIRLVKQLIADLSG; encoded by the coding sequence ATGGCATTCAACCTACCGACGGAGACGGCCAAGGGCAAGGTCCGCGAGGTAGAGCTGGGCGCCGGTGAAAAGGCGAAGAAGGTAGGCGGCGAGAACGTCCTCCCCTTCCACCTCTGGGAGGGCGAGATGCCCAACAAGCCCCTCGTGGCCGCCGAGGTGTCCGACGAGGTGGGCGAGCTCGTCCCGGCCCTGGAGAAAGCCCTGGGAGAGGTCAAGAACGACCCCGTGGCCTGGGCCAGGAAGGCGGTGGAGGAGTGGGGCGCCGACGCCATTTTCCTCCTCCTGGCCTCCACCGACCCCAAGGCTACCGATGCCCCCGCCGAGCAGGCGGCGGAGACGGTGCTCAAGGTGGAGGAGGCGGTAAACGTCCCGGTGATCGTGTACGGCACCGAGGACCTGGACAAGGACGCCGAGATCGCCAGGGTGGTGGCCACCAAGGCGGAGGGCAAGAACCTGCTCATCGGGCCGGCCAAGGAGGAGAACTTCAAGAAGGTGGGCGCGCCCGCCATCGGCTACAAGCAGACGGTGGCCGGCATGACCCCCATCGACGTCAACCTGGCCAAGCAGCTCAACATCCTCCTGACCAACCTGGGCATGGAGGCCGAGAAGCTGGTCATCGACCCCACCACCGGGGCCCTGGGCTACGGCCTGGAGTACACCTACTCGGTGATGGAGCGCCTGAAGATCGCGGCCCTCATGCAGGACGACTCCATGACCCAGATGCCCATGCTCGCCAACATCGGCACCCAGGCCTGGAAGACCAAGGAGGCCAAGAGCTCCCAGGAGGAATACCCGGAGTGGGGAGACCCCGAGAAGCGCGGCATCATGTGGGAGACGGTCACCGCCGTGGCCCTGCTCCTGGCAGGGGCGGACATCCTGGTGCTCCGGCACCCCGAGTCCATCCGCCTGGTGAAGCAGCTCATAGCCGACCTTTCGGGCTAG
- a CDS encoding methylenetetrahydrofolate reductase, with product MLLEKHAKPSIQEVMESGKFLVTGEIGPPKGTDIDEMIHHIDLLKDKVHAMNITDNQSSVMRYPSLGTALIVLERGGEPNLQVTCRDRNRLAIEADLLFAYTRGVRSVLCLTGDSIPVGDHKEAKGVFDCESVQLLQLIRNMEEGRDSGGNELQGGVKFYKGAIVTPEAQPIEPQMYKFEKKIEAGAQWFQTQAVYDMDNFKRFMERARKINDKVKICAGLVLLTSMGAIRYMNANVPGVFVPDNLVKEMADAPKGEALNTGIRIMARQIRQCIDEKLCDGVHIMAIGKEDVVPRILEEAGVDITKM from the coding sequence ATGCTTCTGGAAAAGCACGCCAAGCCCAGTATCCAGGAGGTCATGGAATCCGGGAAGTTCCTCGTCACCGGGGAGATCGGGCCTCCCAAGGGCACGGACATCGACGAGATGATCCACCACATCGACCTTCTCAAGGACAAGGTCCACGCCATGAACATCACCGACAACCAGTCCTCGGTGATGCGCTATCCCTCCCTGGGCACCGCCCTCATCGTCCTGGAGCGCGGCGGCGAGCCCAACCTGCAGGTCACCTGCCGGGACCGCAACCGCCTGGCCATCGAGGCGGACCTGCTCTTCGCCTATACCCGCGGCGTGCGCAGCGTGCTCTGCCTCACCGGCGACTCCATCCCCGTGGGCGACCACAAGGAGGCCAAGGGCGTCTTCGACTGCGAGAGCGTGCAGCTCCTCCAGCTCATCCGCAACATGGAGGAGGGGAGGGACTCCGGCGGCAACGAGCTGCAGGGCGGCGTGAAGTTCTACAAGGGCGCCATCGTCACCCCCGAGGCGCAGCCCATCGAGCCCCAGATGTACAAGTTCGAGAAGAAGATCGAGGCGGGGGCGCAGTGGTTCCAGACCCAGGCCGTCTATGACATGGACAACTTCAAGCGCTTCATGGAGCGGGCGCGCAAGATCAACGACAAGGTGAAGATCTGCGCCGGCCTGGTGCTCCTCACCTCCATGGGCGCCATCCGTTACATGAACGCCAACGTCCCCGGCGTCTTCGTGCCCGACAACCTGGTGAAGGAGATGGCCGACGCGCCCAAGGGCGAGGCCCTCAACACCGGCATCAGGATCATGGCGCGCCAGATCCGCCAGTGCATCGACGAGAAGCTCTGCGACGGCGTGCACATCATGGCCATCGGCAAGGAAGACGTGGTGCCCCGCATCCTGGAAGAGGCCGGGGTGGACATCACCAAGATGTAG
- a CDS encoding bifunctional 5,10-methylene-tetrahydrofolate dehydrogenase/5,10-methylene-tetrahydrofolate cyclohydrolase, whose amino-acid sequence MTVVIDCVAIGDELMKEIVAETEALKAKGITPGIATLLVGDDFGAKMYRGQVEKFCEEAGFAYINENPPADVSEEEVVEIVKRLNADKAVSGILPLRPFPEHISDSAVINSIDVNKDIDCFHPFNMGKLALGEPTFPPATPSAVIEILDRYARDVKKMDPKDFYEGAEVCVVGHSNIVGKPVAFLMLNRNASTTVVHVFTSMKGNLEKHTRAADILIVAAGKPDLIGPEQVKEGAIVVDVGINRVKVLDANGEPVLNEKGKPKTKTVGDVSFDVVKDMTEAITPVPGGVGSVTNRMLMKNALRACKLQHGLE is encoded by the coding sequence ATGACGGTGGTCATCGATTGCGTAGCCATCGGCGATGAGCTCATGAAGGAGATCGTCGCGGAGACCGAGGCCCTCAAGGCCAAGGGGATAACCCCGGGCATCGCCACCCTGCTGGTGGGCGACGACTTCGGGGCCAAGATGTACCGCGGACAGGTGGAGAAGTTCTGCGAGGAGGCCGGTTTCGCCTATATCAACGAGAACCCGCCCGCGGACGTGAGCGAGGAGGAGGTGGTGGAGATCGTCAAGCGCCTCAACGCCGACAAGGCGGTGAGCGGCATCCTCCCCTTGCGCCCCTTCCCCGAGCACATCTCCGACAGCGCGGTCATCAACTCCATCGACGTGAACAAGGACATCGACTGCTTCCACCCCTTCAACATGGGCAAGCTGGCCCTGGGGGAGCCCACCTTCCCGCCCGCCACGCCCTCCGCGGTCATCGAGATCCTCGACCGCTACGCCCGGGACGTCAAGAAGATGGACCCCAAGGACTTCTACGAGGGGGCGGAGGTGTGCGTGGTGGGCCACTCCAACATCGTGGGCAAGCCGGTGGCCTTCCTCATGCTCAACCGCAACGCCTCCACCACCGTGGTGCACGTCTTCACCTCCATGAAGGGCAACCTGGAAAAGCACACCAGGGCGGCGGACATCCTCATCGTCGCGGCGGGCAAGCCAGACCTCATCGGGCCTGAGCAGGTCAAGGAGGGCGCCATCGTGGTGGACGTGGGCATCAACCGTGTCAAGGTGCTGGACGCAAACGGCGAGCCGGTGCTCAACGAGAAGGGCAAGCCCAAGACCAAGACGGTGGGGGACGTGTCCTTCGACGTCGTCAAGGACATGACCGAGGCCATCACCCCCGTTCCCGGCGGCGTGGGCTCGGTGACCAACCGTATGCTCATGAAGAACGCCCTGCGCGCCTGCAAGCTCCAGCACGGCCTGGAATGA
- a CDS encoding AAA family ATPase → MSFVIAVSGKGGTGKTTFAALSVAYLVRSTGRAVLAVDADSNANLDLALGTKAEKTIGAVREYLTENIKNMPAGMSKEVWVETLLQQALVEEKGFDLISMGRPEGPGCYCYLNNIFRRYLDLMTGRYDYVVMDNEAGMEHLSRRTTTGVDVMFIASDPTVRGVRTALRIRDLARELKLDIGRMALVVSRVRDGLPDNLREIAEEGNLEIAGWVPDDELLRDYDESGKALTELPEESPAREAIEKILAAYVAV, encoded by the coding sequence ATGTCTTTCGTCATCGCGGTGTCGGGCAAGGGAGGCACGGGCAAGACCACCTTCGCCGCCCTCTCCGTGGCCTACCTGGTGCGCAGCACGGGAAGGGCGGTGCTGGCGGTGGACGCCGACTCCAACGCCAACCTGGACCTCGCCCTGGGCACCAAGGCCGAGAAGACCATCGGCGCGGTGAGGGAATACCTCACCGAGAACATCAAGAACATGCCCGCGGGCATGTCCAAGGAGGTATGGGTGGAGACGCTCCTGCAGCAGGCCCTGGTGGAGGAGAAGGGCTTCGACCTCATATCCATGGGCAGGCCGGAGGGGCCGGGATGCTACTGCTACCTCAACAACATCTTCAGGCGCTACCTCGACCTCATGACCGGACGTTACGACTACGTGGTCATGGACAACGAGGCGGGCATGGAGCATCTCTCCCGGCGCACCACCACCGGGGTGGACGTGATGTTCATCGCCTCCGACCCCACGGTGAGAGGAGTGCGGACCGCCCTGCGCATCCGGGACCTGGCGCGGGAGCTGAAGCTGGATATCGGGCGCATGGCCTTGGTGGTGTCCAGGGTGCGGGACGGCCTGCCGGACAACCTCCGGGAAATCGCCGAGGAGGGCAACCTGGAGATCGCCGGCTGGGTGCCCGACGACGAGCTACTGCGCGACTACGACGAGTCGGGAAAGGCGCTGACGGAGCTCCCGGAGGAGAGCCCGGCCCGCGAGGCCATCGAGAAGATCCTGGCCGCCTACGTGGCGGTATGA
- the cooS gene encoding anaerobic carbon-monoxide dehydrogenase catalytic subunit — protein MAELEEMTACEATLEMLRKAKEEEQETAFDRVQQQKGCAFGEAGSCCRICNMGPCRINPKKPDESRGVCGADMDTIVARNFARMVAGGASAHSDHGRAVAETLIMAAKGETTDYQIKDRVKLLEVAADLDIEIGDRDINDIALEVGERCLAMFGQQEGELAFAQRAPEKRKEIWRQLGVFPRGIDREVVELMHRTSIGVDQDYENILLGAARCSLADGWGGSMIGTELQDILFGTPEPLESKVNLGVLKEDEVNIIVHGHEPLLSEMIVLAASLPEMQEKAEKAGAKGINLSGICCTANEVLTRHGVPIAGNVLQQELALLTGAVEAMVVDVQCVYQGIGQIASCLHTDIITTSPRAKMPYARHIEFHEDHALDIAKEIVSAAIDNFPKRGKVTIPDNTESLIAGFNHEYINYMLGGKYRASYRPLNDAIIDGRIRGVVGVVGCNNPRVKHDDIHVRVVRELIANGCLVVMTGCAAQSVAKAGLMLPEVAREICPQGLWEVCEAVGIPPVLHCGSCVDNSRILIALTAMVREGGLGDDISDLPAAGCAPEWMSEKAISIGEYFVASGVYTVFGVKWPTMGSKNVTELLFEKYNEIYKNSWHFEPDPEKMVGKLLTLIDSKREALGISAKRERVLYDMAMRRELEI, from the coding sequence ATGGCAGAACTGGAGGAGATGACGGCGTGCGAAGCCACGCTGGAGATGCTTAGAAAAGCCAAGGAGGAGGAACAGGAGACGGCCTTCGACCGCGTGCAGCAGCAGAAGGGATGCGCCTTCGGAGAGGCGGGAAGCTGCTGCCGGATCTGCAACATGGGCCCCTGCCGCATCAACCCCAAGAAGCCCGACGAGAGCCGCGGGGTATGCGGCGCCGACATGGATACCATCGTGGCCCGCAACTTCGCCCGCATGGTCGCGGGGGGCGCTTCCGCCCACTCCGACCACGGGCGCGCCGTGGCCGAGACCCTGATCATGGCCGCCAAGGGGGAGACGACGGATTACCAGATCAAGGACCGCGTCAAGCTCCTGGAGGTGGCGGCGGACCTGGACATCGAGATCGGGGACCGCGACATCAACGACATCGCCCTGGAGGTGGGCGAGCGCTGCCTGGCCATGTTCGGGCAGCAGGAGGGCGAGCTGGCCTTCGCCCAGAGGGCCCCGGAGAAGCGCAAGGAGATCTGGCGCCAGCTCGGGGTCTTCCCCCGCGGCATCGACCGCGAGGTGGTGGAGCTCATGCACCGTACCTCCATCGGCGTCGACCAAGACTACGAGAACATCCTCCTGGGAGCGGCCCGCTGTTCCCTGGCGGACGGTTGGGGAGGCTCCATGATCGGGACCGAGCTTCAGGACATCCTCTTCGGCACCCCGGAGCCCCTGGAGAGCAAGGTCAACCTGGGGGTGCTCAAGGAGGACGAGGTCAACATCATCGTCCACGGCCACGAGCCTCTGCTCTCGGAGATGATCGTGCTGGCCGCAAGCCTTCCCGAGATGCAGGAGAAGGCGGAGAAGGCGGGCGCCAAGGGGATCAACCTCTCGGGTATCTGCTGCACCGCCAACGAGGTGCTCACCAGGCACGGAGTTCCCATCGCCGGCAACGTGCTGCAGCAGGAGCTGGCCCTGCTCACCGGCGCGGTGGAAGCCATGGTGGTGGACGTGCAGTGCGTATACCAGGGTATAGGGCAGATAGCGAGCTGCCTGCACACCGACATCATCACCACCTCCCCCCGGGCCAAGATGCCCTACGCGCGGCACATCGAGTTCCACGAGGACCACGCCCTGGACATCGCCAAGGAGATCGTCTCCGCGGCCATCGACAACTTCCCCAAGCGGGGCAAGGTCACCATCCCGGACAACACGGAGTCGCTCATCGCCGGCTTCAACCACGAGTACATCAACTACATGCTGGGAGGCAAGTACCGCGCCTCCTACCGTCCCTTGAACGACGCCATCATCGATGGGCGCATCCGCGGCGTGGTGGGCGTGGTGGGGTGCAACAACCCGCGCGTCAAGCACGACGACATCCACGTGCGCGTGGTGCGCGAGCTCATCGCCAACGGCTGCCTGGTGGTGATGACCGGCTGCGCGGCGCAGTCGGTGGCCAAGGCCGGGCTCATGCTCCCCGAGGTGGCGCGCGAGATCTGCCCCCAGGGACTCTGGGAGGTCTGCGAGGCCGTGGGGATACCGCCGGTGCTCCACTGCGGCTCCTGCGTGGACAACAGCCGCATCCTCATCGCCCTCACCGCCATGGTGCGCGAGGGCGGCCTGGGAGACGACATCAGCGACCTCCCGGCGGCCGGCTGCGCTCCGGAGTGGATGAGCGAGAAGGCCATCTCCATCGGCGAGTACTTCGTGGCCTCGGGCGTGTACACCGTGTTCGGAGTGAAGTGGCCCACCATGGGCTCCAAGAACGTCACCGAGCTTCTCTTTGAGAAGTACAACGAGATCTACAAGAACAGCTGGCACTTCGAGCCCGATCCCGAGAAGATGGTGGGCAAACTTCTCACCCTCATCGACAGCAAGCGCGAGGCCCTGGGCATTTCCGCCAAGCGTGAGAGGGTGCTCTACGACATGGCTATGAGGAGGGAGTTGGAGATCTAA